The following proteins are co-located in the Schistocerca nitens isolate TAMUIC-IGC-003100 chromosome 2, iqSchNite1.1, whole genome shotgun sequence genome:
- the LOC126236230 gene encoding cuticle protein 21-like, with protein sequence MAYKFVVLAALVAVARAGYLGAPAVYAPGAPLAARGYAAPVAYAAPALRAAPVAVAAPAVRAAPVAVAAAPAAVAAEYDPHPEYSYAYNVQDALTGDSKTQHESRSGDVVQGSYSLVEPDGSIRTVDYTADPVNGFNAVVHREAGAHPAPVVAAAPAIAAAPALAYGKAYHG encoded by the exons ATGGCTTACAAG TTCGTCGTCCTCGCCGCCCTCGTGGCCGTGGCCCGCGCCGGCTACCTGGGCGCCCCCGCCGTCTACGCCCCCGGCGCTCCGCTGGCCGCCCGCGGCTACGCTGCCCCCGTGGCGTACGCCGCCCCCGCGCTCCGCGCCGCCCCAGTGGCTGTCGCTGCCCCCGCCGTGAGGGCCGcccccgtcgccgtcgccgccgcccccgccgccgtcgCTGCCGAGTACGACCCGCACCCCGAGTACAGCTACGCATACAACGTGCAGGACGCCCTCACTGGTGACTCCAAGACCCAGCACGAGAGCCGCAGCGGAGACGTCGTCCAGGGCAGCTACAGCCTGGTCGAACCCGACGGCTCCATCCGCACCGTCGACTACACCGCCGACCCCGTCAACGGCTTCAACGCCGTCGTGCACAGGGAGGCCGGCGCCCACCCCGCCCCCGtcgtcgccgccgcccccgccatcgcTGCCGCCCCTGCTCTGGCTTACGGCAAGGCCTACCACGGCTAA